One segment of Drosophila ananassae strain 14024-0371.13 chromosome 3R, ASM1763931v2, whole genome shotgun sequence DNA contains the following:
- the LOC6498360 gene encoding serine-rich adhesin for platelets isoform X7 — protein MEVATTNNHSQSHHHHPHHHHHLQTAPSSGSGVGIVSGIGGSRSPFQREVREWQRIDPNTGALFSGRLEADRWINGPLNSYGKKSSSSISSQSSNNSNLTTAAAQASNTHTHRSAGKISLHAIVGPESSSSLSSSSSPAAWAKQADLYGQPPSRVGGASGAGTGTGVAGGADADVAVTPPTHRRDLESFRHYNDDGNSNNDDEELRLTARHQRRQQVSQSVYAPPLPSLGSSMLQRSRSISTDDLSNDWEREDKSEQPTGEWRRVSKLRRSFQSQEHYKSPAVATRPRPLDLPGNSVSVARLRAELENGRRLNTAMRNNHVDLAALDTILNSPTAKPAVAKRNTFLTAESLQEIRGKLKKLSDESLYKEDFLAYHQKKKEPSVEKLAAPQLPAPSAFRPVHNTHSLESRQRQKDTSSSEWHLRRKSYGFEKMSPPEDKSIFRVDASTDSGLGRSGEQLGNWSPTERSGASVPQQPHNGGGTIIHFGRAVKPVQISPSPTEGELSKRHSIAVEETWRDLRKTSQVHVNGGTVTSSSTTTSSSFNNHLQRGSAQKRVEFCKTEVHFAAESGRVNIVETDGKPPPTQNFRRRRRTASGPLQSLVKSASTVSGSNDSVTHFGDDSQRRKTIATSTVAYRATLMDPPEVVSQPVATQSAIGSSSTISSTSSSASASNLSSSQVTVTTEPRYSLMESTSRNSYTSTSGVDTTDNETDELSNIRGILKNKPVKPKPYHLGENIESADVLWSVPAMKTDRESPSARDSGTTSVSPITTKSVAERIRIVEQRQHQQQPSPAGNGYSTKINVSLGASEDWQDAGTHLHQQRHRHRRPSAQELLLEDLRQHQRILDEGLKSTSLIMRTMRSASEFDEAMRRLSIASIESALVQPTIVVPTPMLRSHSYQEEGSIPSRRPSTISTTSITSSDLFGSALYDSLPRTPLAPPMLKLLGNTQIPVSQQLIQLRRLYDAAEQDQDQEDSADEEVKRYFRDNNSDSGGGTQGSSSPEQQRPAELFQGSEYSSSWSRMKAKRTIWKIETQDQILQRADLPKSNVMNIALHAPRVEKPKATPPTLRIGQLVPVAKPRTLFIQPQIQDQNPADAAEDSSSETLKIIKEARGARKLREHELSYFGVQQQQAAQTKLPSASTNPRRTLPSRSRTSHSEETSTNGTTKTTTKWQLLNDRPDLLRHSSPQHKDIETTNDYDEDENENEEHCYENIANELTTTFRVKSPSLSPDRSRSRSPGSYERKRDLQRDAQILSEMTRNADQTLKALSDEAAIKDQRRRSCSLQRRNSKPLETIDEKVKVYPASQSLGVARGTFASEARRNSRQSTPSPTRARSSSQSSIECCPRDRSRSSSRESMTQGGGSSDDQVATKHRAERLRLRTPKREKSRHEPRETELRIKPRNSSSAHAAGSSSLESKRSSHHVRHSNREVEKSNETKTSSGTRLVRSSRVAEESRSRPSGLRDRERERDRERSRGSEKHREELSRSRDHSSRSRHSEHTTSGTRESSRPSKTRSSRSSHDSATPHKKSTTTTTSTSSAKKSSKTTAHHTATTTSASAPPTSHNELTHGKSTLNGHHHNGSGSGKHHGSGHGHREQPHHVHSLTTTTIAASRHQRDRHGKDRK, from the exons ATGGAAGTGGCCACAACAAACAATCACAGTCAGAGCCATCACCATCAtccccatcatcatcatcatctgcAGACGGCTCCCAGCTCGGGATCCGGGGTCGGGATAGTAAGCGGGATCGGGGGCTCCAGGTCCCCATTCCAGCGAGAGGTGCGTGAATGGCAACGCATCGATCCCAATACCGGAGCCCTGTTCAGCGGACGACTGGAGGCAGACCGCTGGATAAATGGACCACTGAACAGCTACGGCAAG AAAAGCAGCTCGAGCATTTCCAGCCAGAGCAGcaacaattcaaatttaacaacTGCAGCGGCACAAGCGAgcaacacccacacccacagaAGTGCGGGCAAAATAAGCCTACATGCAATTGTCGGACCAGAATCATCGTCATCAttgtcatcatcatcatcgccaGCGGCCTGGGCCAAGCAGGCTGACTTATATGGCCAGCCACCGAGTCGCGTGGGTGGTGCCAGTGGTgctggtactggtactggtgTTGCTGGTGGAGCAGATGCTGACGTAGCTGTGACTCCGCCAACGCACCGTCGTGATTTGGAAAGTTTCCGGCATTATAACGATGACGGGAACAGTAACAACGACGACGAAGAGTTGCG GCTCACTGCCCGCCACCAGCGTCGCCAGCAGGTGTCCCAGTCGGTCTACGCCCCACCCCTGCCCTCGCTCGGATCATCGATGCTCCAGCGCTCCCGCTCCATCTCCACGGACGATCTCAGCAACGACTGGGAGCGCGAGGACAAGAGTGAGCAGCCAACGGGGGAGTGGCGCCGGGTCAGCAAACTGCGCCGCTCCTTCCAGTCTCAGGAGCACTACAAGTCCCCGGCAGTTGCCACTCGTCCGCGTCCCTTGGACCTTCCAGGAAATTCAGTAAGCGTCGCCCGTTTGCGGGCAGAACTAGAAAACGGCCGGCGGCTCAACACGGCCATGCGAAACAACCACGTTGATCTGGCAGCCCTCGACACCATTCTGAACTCCCCCACGGCCAAACCGGCAGTGGCAAAACGAAACACCTTCCTCACCGCCGAATCCCTGCAGGAGATTCGGGGAAAGCTGAAGAAGCTCTCCGACGAGAGTCTGTACAAGGAGGACTTCCTGGCCTATCACCAGAAGAAGAAGGAGCCCTCTGTGGAGAAGCTTGCTGCTCCTCAGCTGCCGGCTCCTTCCGCGTTCAGACCTGTCCACAACACCCACAGCTTGGAATCACGCCAACGGCAGAAGGACACCAGTTCCAGTGAGTGGCACTTGCGGCGGAAGTCCTACGGCTTTGAGAAGATGTCGCCACCGGAAGACAAAAGCATTTTCCGCGTAGACGCCTCGACAGATAGCGGCTTGGGCCGGTCCGGCGAGCAACTCGGCAACTGGTCGCCCACGGAGAGGAGTGGAGCATCGGTGCCACAACAGCCCCACAATGGCGGCGGGACGATTATACACTTCGGGAGGGCGGTGAAGCCCGTCCAGATTTCGCCCAGCCCCACCGAAGGGGAGCTCAGCAAGAGGCATTCAATTGCCGTGGAGGAAACATGGCGTGACTTGAGGAAGACATCCCAGGTCCACGTTAACGGAGGAACTGtgaccagcagcagcaccaccacctcctcgAGCTTCAACAATCACCTGCAGAGGGGCAGTGCCCAGAAGCGGGTGGAGTTCTGCAAGACGGAGGTTCACTTTGCCGCCGAATCGGGAAGGGTGAACATCGTGGAGACTGACGGCAAGCCGCCGCCGACGCAAAACTTTCGCCGGCGCCGTCGCACTGCCAGCGGTCCGCTCCAGAGTCTGGTGAAATCCGCCAGCACTGTCAGTGGCAGCAACGATAGTGTTACTCACTTTGGCGATGATTCCCAACGACGCAAGACGATTGCCACCAGCACCGTGGCCTACCGCGCCACTCTTATGGATCCACCGGAGGTGGTCAGCCAGCCAGTCGCCACTCAGTCGGCAATagggagcagcagcaccatttcctccacctcctcctcggcCTCCGCCTCTAACTTATCCAGCTCACAGGTAACCGTGACCACAGAGCCACGTTACAGTCTGATGGAGTCCACCTCGCGGAACAGTTACACTTCCACCAGCGGCGTGGACACCACGGACAACGAGACGGACGAGTTGTCCAACATTCGGGGCATCCTGAAAAACAAGCCCGTTAAACCGAAGCCCTATCATCTGGGCGAGAACATCGAGAGCGCCGATGTGCTCTGGAGTGTGCCGGCCATGAAGACGGATCGGGAGAGTCCCTCCGCCAGAGATAGTG GTACTACCAGTGTTTCCCCAATCACCACCAAATCGGTGGCCGAGCGGATTCGCATTGTGGAGCAGCGacaacaccagcagcaaccATCGCCGGCTGGAAACGGATATTCCACCAAGATCAACGTGAGCCTGGGAGCCTCCGAAGATTGGCAAGATGCAG GCACCCATCTGCATCAGCAACGTCACCGCCATCGTCGTCCCAGCGCTCAGGAGCTTTTGCTGGAGGATCTTCGCCAGCACCAGCGCATCCTGGACGAGGGCCTGAAGTCCACGTCCCTTATAATGCGCACCATGCGCTCGGCCAGCGAATTCGATGAGGCCATGCGGCGCCTGAGCATAGCTTCGATTGAGTCCGCCCTGGTCCAGCCGACGATCGTGGTGCCCACGCCCATGCTGCGCTCGCACAGTTACCAGGAGGAGGGCTCCATCCCCTCCCGCCGCCCCTCGACCATCTCCACCACCTCCATCACCAGCAGCGATCTCTTCGGCAGCGCCTTGTACGACTCCCTGCCCCGTACTCCGCTCGCCCCGCCCATGCTCAAGTTGCTGGGCAACACCCAGATCCCCGTCAGCCAGCAGCTCATCCAGTTGCGAAGGCTCTACGACGCCGCCGAGCAGGATCAGGACCAAGAGGACAGTGCCGACGAAGAGGTGAAGCGGTACTTCCGggacaacaacagcgacagcgGTGGCGGAACCCAGGGCAGCTCTTCTCCAGAACAGCAGCGTCCGGCAGAACTGTTTCAGGGCAGCGAGTATTCAAGCAGCTGGAGCCGGATGAAAGCCAAGCGCACTATTTGGAAGATTGAGACTCAAGATCAGATTCTGCAGCGAGCAG ATCTACCCAAATCAAACGTGATGAACATAGCACTCCATGCACCACGCGTGGAAAAGCCCAAGGCCACACCACCCACTCTGCGTATAGGCCAACTGGTGCCGGTGGCCAAGCCCAGGACTCTTTTCATCCAGCCCCAAATTCAGGATCAAAATCCTGCGGATGCTGCCGAAGACTCAAGCAGCGAGACCTTGAAAATAATCAAAGAAGCTCGTGGAGCTCGCAAGCTGCGGGAGCACGAACTCTCCTACTTTGGAGTTCAACAGCAACAGGCGGCGCAAACAAAACTCCCATCCGCCTCCACAAATCCCCGCAGGACTCTTCCCTCACGCAGCAGGACAAGCCATAGTGAGGAGACCAGCACCAATGGTACCACCAAAACCACCACCAAGTGGCAACTGCTCAACGATCGACCCGACTTGCTGAGGCACAGCAGCCCGCAGCACAAGGACATTGAAACGACCAACGACTACGACGAGgatgaaaacgaaaacgaggaGCACTGTTACGAAAACATTGCCAACGAGCTGACCACCACTTTCCGGGTGAAGTCACCATCCCTGTCGCCAGATCGATCCAGATCAAGATCGCCAGGAAGCTACGAACGGAAGCGCGACCTGCAAAGGGATGCACAGATCCTGAGCGAAATGACTCGAAACGCTGATCAGACTTTGAAG GCTCTCTCCGACGAAGCGGCCATCAAGGATCAGCGGCGTCGATCCTGCTCCTTGCAGCGTCGCAACTCCAAACCGCTGGAAACAATCGACGAGAAGGTAAAGGTATACCCTGCCTCCCAGTCTCTTGGCGTGGCCCGAGGCACCTTTGCCTCGGAAGCGCGACGCAATTCCCGTCAGTCGACGCCATCGCCCACAAGGGCTCGCAGCTCATCCCAGTCCTCCATTGAGTGCTGTCCCCGCGATCGTTCGCGCTCCAGCTCTCGCGAATCGATGACCCAAGGTGGTGGCTCCTCCGATGACCAGGTGGCCACCAAACACCGTGCGGAACGGTTGCGACTGCGCACCCCCAAGCGTGAGAAGTCACGCCATGAGCCACGAGAAACCGAACTCCGAATCAAACCACGAAACAGCTCGAGTGCCCACGCTGCAGGATCCTCCTCGCTGGAGTCCAAGCGGAGCTCCCATCACGTCCGGCACAGCAATAGGGAGGTAGAGAAATCTAATGAGACCAAGACCTCCTCCGGCACTCGCCTGGTGAGATCCTCGCGTGTCGCCGAGGAGAGTCGCTCCAGGCCAAGTGGGCTGCGGGATCGGGAGCGGGAACGTGACCGGGAGCGCTCGCGGGGAAGCGAGAAACATCGGGAGGAGCTCTCTCGCTCTAGAG ATCACTCCAGTCGCTCTAGGCACAGTGAACACACGACTTCGGGCACCCGCGAGAGCAGCCGTCCAAGTAAGACGCGATCGAGTCGCAGCAGCCATGACTCAGCGACACCACACAAAAAGTCCACAACAACCACAACGAGCACATCAagcgctaaaaaatcatcgaaAA
- the LOC6498360 gene encoding serine-rich adhesin for platelets isoform X8: MEVATTNNHSQSHHHHPHHHHHLQTAPSSGSGVGIVSGIGGSRSPFQREVREWQRIDPNTGALFSGRLEADRWINGPLNSYGKISDSQNISQPNGTQHTQRKQLEVLKARTANGAMQVIRTQTVQKSSSSWASSTSTTTTSTTTHRTSNGHGPPPHPLPNSTPLIHASSGVDICELSDDSSLSGSDAGIVRPASSATSASAAQSASASASALSQELIDDHVDFVVINGEASDNDDEDSNRNRNRDEYSHRVGLNLLPDTAPSQKLSNLMKSSSSISSQSSNNSNLTTAAAQASNTHTHRSAGKISLHAIVGPESSSSLSSSSSPAAWAKQADLYGQPPSRVGGASGAGTGTGVAGGADADVAVTPPTHRRDLESFRHYNDDGNSNNDDEELRLTARHQRRQQVSQSVYAPPLPSLGSSMLQRSRSISTDDLSNDWEREDKSEQPTGEWRRVSKLRRSFQSQEHYKSPAVATRPRPLDLPGNSVSVARLRAELENGRRLNTAMRNNHVDLAALDTILNSPTAKPAVAKRNTFLTAESLQEIRGKLKKLSDESLYKEDFLAYHQKKKEPSVEKLAAPQLPAPSAFRPVHNTHSLESRQRQKDTSSSEWHLRRKSYGFEKMSPPEDKSIFRVDASTDSGLGRSGEQLGNWSPTERSGASVPQQPHNGGGTIIHFGRAVKPVQISPSPTEGELSKRHSIAVEETWRDLRKTSQVHVNGGTVTSSSTTTSSSFNNHLQRGSAQKRVEFCKTEVHFAAESGRVNIVETDGKPPPTQNFRRRRRTASGPLQSLVKSASTVSGSNDSVTHFGDDSQRRKTIATSTVAYRATLMDPPEVVSQPVATQSAIGSSSTISSTSSSASASNLSSSQVTVTTEPRYSLMESTSRNSYTSTSGVDTTDNETDELSNIRGILKNKPVKPKPYHLGENIESADVLWSVPAMKTDRESPSARDSGTTSVSPITTKSVAERIRIVEQRQHQQQPSPAGNGYSTKINVSLGASEDWQDADLPKSNVMNIALHAPRVEKPKATPPTLRIGQLVPVAKPRTLFIQPQIQDQNPADAAEDSSSETLKIIKEARGARKLREHELSYFGVQQQQAAQTKLPSASTNPRRTLPSRSRTSHSEETSTNGTTKTTTKWQLLNDRPDLLRHSSPQHKDIETTNDYDEDENENEEHCYENIANELTTTFRVKSPSLSPDRSRSRSPGSYERKRDLQRDAQILSEMTRNADQTLKALSDEAAIKDQRRRSCSLQRRNSKPLETIDEKVKVYPASQSLGVARGTFASEARRNSRQSTPSPTRARSSSQSSIECCPRDRSRSSSRESMTQGGGSSDDQVATKHRAERLRLRTPKREKSRHEPRETELRIKPRNSSSAHAAGSSSLESKRSSHHVRHSNREVEKSNETKTSSGTRLVRSSRVAEESRSRPSGLRDRERERDRERSRGSEKHREELSRSRDHSSRSRHSEHTTSGTRESSRPSKTRSSRSSHDSATPHKKSTTTTTSTSSAKKSSKTTAHHTATTTSASAPPTSHNELTHGKSTLNGHHHNGSGSGKHHGSGHGHREQPHHVHSLTTTTIAASRHQRDRHGKDRK, translated from the exons ATGGAAGTGGCCACAACAAACAATCACAGTCAGAGCCATCACCATCAtccccatcatcatcatcatctgcAGACGGCTCCCAGCTCGGGATCCGGGGTCGGGATAGTAAGCGGGATCGGGGGCTCCAGGTCCCCATTCCAGCGAGAGGTGCGTGAATGGCAACGCATCGATCCCAATACCGGAGCCCTGTTCAGCGGACGACTGGAGGCAGACCGCTGGATAAATGGACCACTGAACAGCTACGGCAAG ATATCCGACTCCCAAAACATCTCACAGCCGAACGGCACACAGCACACACAGCGCAAACAGTTGGAGGTGCTGAAGGCCCGCACCGCCAACGGCGCCATGCAGGTGATCCGCACCCAGACGGTGCAGAAGAGCTCCTCCTCGTGGGCCTCCTCCAcatccaccaccaccaccagcaccaccacccaccgcaCCAGCAATGGCCACGGTCCACCTCCGCATCCCCTCCCAAATTCCACCCCGCTCATCCACGCCTCATCCGGCGTTGACATTTGCGAGCTGAGCGACGATAGCAGTCTAAGCGGTAGCGATGCTGGCATCGTCCGCCCCGCTTCCTCAGCCACATCCGCATCTGCAGCCCAATCCGcgtccgcatccgcatccgcgcTGAGCCAGGAGCTCATCGACGATCATGTTGATTTTGTTGTGATTAATGGCGAGGCGAGCGACAACGACGACGAAGACagtaacagaaacagaaacagagacGAGTATTCGCACAGAGTCGGCCTCAATTTGTTACCCGATACGGCTCCCAGCCAGAAATTGAGCAATCTAATG AAAAGCAGCTCGAGCATTTCCAGCCAGAGCAGcaacaattcaaatttaacaacTGCAGCGGCACAAGCGAgcaacacccacacccacagaAGTGCGGGCAAAATAAGCCTACATGCAATTGTCGGACCAGAATCATCGTCATCAttgtcatcatcatcatcgccaGCGGCCTGGGCCAAGCAGGCTGACTTATATGGCCAGCCACCGAGTCGCGTGGGTGGTGCCAGTGGTgctggtactggtactggtgTTGCTGGTGGAGCAGATGCTGACGTAGCTGTGACTCCGCCAACGCACCGTCGTGATTTGGAAAGTTTCCGGCATTATAACGATGACGGGAACAGTAACAACGACGACGAAGAGTTGCG GCTCACTGCCCGCCACCAGCGTCGCCAGCAGGTGTCCCAGTCGGTCTACGCCCCACCCCTGCCCTCGCTCGGATCATCGATGCTCCAGCGCTCCCGCTCCATCTCCACGGACGATCTCAGCAACGACTGGGAGCGCGAGGACAAGAGTGAGCAGCCAACGGGGGAGTGGCGCCGGGTCAGCAAACTGCGCCGCTCCTTCCAGTCTCAGGAGCACTACAAGTCCCCGGCAGTTGCCACTCGTCCGCGTCCCTTGGACCTTCCAGGAAATTCAGTAAGCGTCGCCCGTTTGCGGGCAGAACTAGAAAACGGCCGGCGGCTCAACACGGCCATGCGAAACAACCACGTTGATCTGGCAGCCCTCGACACCATTCTGAACTCCCCCACGGCCAAACCGGCAGTGGCAAAACGAAACACCTTCCTCACCGCCGAATCCCTGCAGGAGATTCGGGGAAAGCTGAAGAAGCTCTCCGACGAGAGTCTGTACAAGGAGGACTTCCTGGCCTATCACCAGAAGAAGAAGGAGCCCTCTGTGGAGAAGCTTGCTGCTCCTCAGCTGCCGGCTCCTTCCGCGTTCAGACCTGTCCACAACACCCACAGCTTGGAATCACGCCAACGGCAGAAGGACACCAGTTCCAGTGAGTGGCACTTGCGGCGGAAGTCCTACGGCTTTGAGAAGATGTCGCCACCGGAAGACAAAAGCATTTTCCGCGTAGACGCCTCGACAGATAGCGGCTTGGGCCGGTCCGGCGAGCAACTCGGCAACTGGTCGCCCACGGAGAGGAGTGGAGCATCGGTGCCACAACAGCCCCACAATGGCGGCGGGACGATTATACACTTCGGGAGGGCGGTGAAGCCCGTCCAGATTTCGCCCAGCCCCACCGAAGGGGAGCTCAGCAAGAGGCATTCAATTGCCGTGGAGGAAACATGGCGTGACTTGAGGAAGACATCCCAGGTCCACGTTAACGGAGGAACTGtgaccagcagcagcaccaccacctcctcgAGCTTCAACAATCACCTGCAGAGGGGCAGTGCCCAGAAGCGGGTGGAGTTCTGCAAGACGGAGGTTCACTTTGCCGCCGAATCGGGAAGGGTGAACATCGTGGAGACTGACGGCAAGCCGCCGCCGACGCAAAACTTTCGCCGGCGCCGTCGCACTGCCAGCGGTCCGCTCCAGAGTCTGGTGAAATCCGCCAGCACTGTCAGTGGCAGCAACGATAGTGTTACTCACTTTGGCGATGATTCCCAACGACGCAAGACGATTGCCACCAGCACCGTGGCCTACCGCGCCACTCTTATGGATCCACCGGAGGTGGTCAGCCAGCCAGTCGCCACTCAGTCGGCAATagggagcagcagcaccatttcctccacctcctcctcggcCTCCGCCTCTAACTTATCCAGCTCACAGGTAACCGTGACCACAGAGCCACGTTACAGTCTGATGGAGTCCACCTCGCGGAACAGTTACACTTCCACCAGCGGCGTGGACACCACGGACAACGAGACGGACGAGTTGTCCAACATTCGGGGCATCCTGAAAAACAAGCCCGTTAAACCGAAGCCCTATCATCTGGGCGAGAACATCGAGAGCGCCGATGTGCTCTGGAGTGTGCCGGCCATGAAGACGGATCGGGAGAGTCCCTCCGCCAGAGATAGTG GTACTACCAGTGTTTCCCCAATCACCACCAAATCGGTGGCCGAGCGGATTCGCATTGTGGAGCAGCGacaacaccagcagcaaccATCGCCGGCTGGAAACGGATATTCCACCAAGATCAACGTGAGCCTGGGAGCCTCCGAAGATTGGCAAGATGCAG ATCTACCCAAATCAAACGTGATGAACATAGCACTCCATGCACCACGCGTGGAAAAGCCCAAGGCCACACCACCCACTCTGCGTATAGGCCAACTGGTGCCGGTGGCCAAGCCCAGGACTCTTTTCATCCAGCCCCAAATTCAGGATCAAAATCCTGCGGATGCTGCCGAAGACTCAAGCAGCGAGACCTTGAAAATAATCAAAGAAGCTCGTGGAGCTCGCAAGCTGCGGGAGCACGAACTCTCCTACTTTGGAGTTCAACAGCAACAGGCGGCGCAAACAAAACTCCCATCCGCCTCCACAAATCCCCGCAGGACTCTTCCCTCACGCAGCAGGACAAGCCATAGTGAGGAGACCAGCACCAATGGTACCACCAAAACCACCACCAAGTGGCAACTGCTCAACGATCGACCCGACTTGCTGAGGCACAGCAGCCCGCAGCACAAGGACATTGAAACGACCAACGACTACGACGAGgatgaaaacgaaaacgaggaGCACTGTTACGAAAACATTGCCAACGAGCTGACCACCACTTTCCGGGTGAAGTCACCATCCCTGTCGCCAGATCGATCCAGATCAAGATCGCCAGGAAGCTACGAACGGAAGCGCGACCTGCAAAGGGATGCACAGATCCTGAGCGAAATGACTCGAAACGCTGATCAGACTTTGAAG GCTCTCTCCGACGAAGCGGCCATCAAGGATCAGCGGCGTCGATCCTGCTCCTTGCAGCGTCGCAACTCCAAACCGCTGGAAACAATCGACGAGAAGGTAAAGGTATACCCTGCCTCCCAGTCTCTTGGCGTGGCCCGAGGCACCTTTGCCTCGGAAGCGCGACGCAATTCCCGTCAGTCGACGCCATCGCCCACAAGGGCTCGCAGCTCATCCCAGTCCTCCATTGAGTGCTGTCCCCGCGATCGTTCGCGCTCCAGCTCTCGCGAATCGATGACCCAAGGTGGTGGCTCCTCCGATGACCAGGTGGCCACCAAACACCGTGCGGAACGGTTGCGACTGCGCACCCCCAAGCGTGAGAAGTCACGCCATGAGCCACGAGAAACCGAACTCCGAATCAAACCACGAAACAGCTCGAGTGCCCACGCTGCAGGATCCTCCTCGCTGGAGTCCAAGCGGAGCTCCCATCACGTCCGGCACAGCAATAGGGAGGTAGAGAAATCTAATGAGACCAAGACCTCCTCCGGCACTCGCCTGGTGAGATCCTCGCGTGTCGCCGAGGAGAGTCGCTCCAGGCCAAGTGGGCTGCGGGATCGGGAGCGGGAACGTGACCGGGAGCGCTCGCGGGGAAGCGAGAAACATCGGGAGGAGCTCTCTCGCTCTAGAG ATCACTCCAGTCGCTCTAGGCACAGTGAACACACGACTTCGGGCACCCGCGAGAGCAGCCGTCCAAGTAAGACGCGATCGAGTCGCAGCAGCCATGACTCAGCGACACCACACAAAAAGTCCACAACAACCACAACGAGCACATCAagcgctaaaaaatcatcgaaAA